tttcccaaaccaccGGGGTCGGGGTTACCATGCAGTAACCGTGGCAAACCGTAcgaaaccgtgtaaaatttataaaaaattcaaattattttttaaatttatttgaatttaaggagatTACTGCGGTTTTGCTTTTACCGTACCCTGCGGTAAACGCGGTAACCGCTCGGTTACCGGCTGTTTTGCAAACCCTTTTTAAGGGAagtaaaaatatgtatatttaattatagagTGATAAAATATAGAGGGGGATCTTGTTGACAATACCAAAAGAGTAAGGGTTAAAAAGATCATGCTATTTTGCACTATAATCCCTCTggttttaaatatttgatattgttCACTTCTGGATATATGTTTAACCattttgtcttattaaaaattatgtaattatcatttatttggTCATGATATGTTTGATTAATCTAAGCAtgaattatatttttcatatttttcaaaaaatttttgaataagacaaataaacgaacatatgtccaaaactcaacAACGTCAAACATTAaaaccagagggagtatatatacgtGAATTTAAGTATCAAATGCATGGGTTATGGCAAAATAGtcataattttaaatatatatgcaaaaatgAAACTCTTAAGATATATATACGAATCTCttaacaaacatatatatgaagctattaacaaaatatatatgaaaaaagtaTACATCTACTTTCAACTGTGCACCACTTGACTAACTGCAAACATCCATGTACTGTCATTTCATATTCTATTTCAGAAGTTGTTAAAGTTTCAAATACTCCAATACCAAGCCATAGAAGGAAACCATGGAACAATTCTTTCTCCTACTACCCATTGGATTGACTCTCGACCATAAATGCTTATCTTTTGTTAGGTTAACTTCAATGGTAAAAGAAGAAGCCGGTCAGATGAACATAAACCCtctgtccaaaaatataaagcTTATTTTATCTCGTAGGATAaaactttgaccaacaattactCTACATCACTTGTGTGCTACAAAAGCATAATCATAAATACTTTTGAATATGAATCTATGGCATCAATTTTATGTTGTATGAATTATATCATATTAGAgtaattattggtcaaagtttaTTCTAGAAATAcgttttatatttttggatggaggaagtacttgtCATCTAAGCAATCAGAAAGTTTTCTATAGAAGCTTCCAATGACACATATGTCCAAGTCTTGCAGTCAATGGAGCTTTCTGGCCATTTTTTCCTGCAGGAATTTTATATTTCAAGTAGAAAaaaggggttttttttttatctatacctAGGCACATTTATTTTGTAGATTGTTCATCGTGTATGCTTCTGTTATACTGCCGAGTACACAgtacattggcattaattaagtAAAACTAACTTATCAAACATACTAGGCTGCGTTCATTGCTCTGACCGGGAACTTTCCCCCTTCCGCATGAAAAACAAAGCAACTCATtagatgattaattaagtattagctaaaactaactttaaaaataaattaatatggtatTATCAAGcgactttcctatagaaattttttgcaattttttgcaaaaaaaaacacactatttagcagtttgaaaaacatgtgcATGAAAAACGAGGGTATATGTTGGGAAAGCTCACTACCGAATGCAGCCTAGTATATGTCTGTTAGACAACCTTTCTTTCCTATTGTTGTCGATTTTGTTTATAATCagtgaaaaatactttcaactACACGGGAGGTACAGATTCAGATTTCTTTTGGATTGAGAATTTTGATGTGACTACAAGTACTAATGCTACTTTTAATAGAATAAGCGAGCAGAAAATCACATTGTAATAGGCATGTGTCTTACGGTAAtgaattttgattttgtttttatatcTATTATGTCTGTTTGTACTCATACTTATTTTTATCCATTTACTTTGAAAAACATACAATGCGTTGTGAAAGGTGTCCTTCAGTTTCATTAAGTACCTTATTATTTTCTAGAAATATAGGTATCATGCAACGTTGTTATGCTacttgctttgattttttttatttaacttGTAAGAGATCTTTTCATGTGAAGATTTCGAACAACTGTAGCAAATCCATTGTTTTTTGGTAaacaataaaatttattacttatttccttttttttctttcatttttctaatttttcattTTCCCCCTAGTTGGTTCGATTGCTATATATACACGTGAGTAGATGTTTCAGTAAATGATATTTTTTGGATATTAATGGTTGTAATTCTCATTACCATGCACTTCATTTTAACCCTCAACATATTTTACCACAATCTAAAATTGTACCTGATCATTTACATAAAGCATATAACGTTTGTGTTACTACAATGGAGTAGATTTCTATGGTTTTTTCAGTCATTTTCTTCGTTTTTTAGGAAGTTCGGTTTTTGAGAAATTGTCGGAAAAAAAAGAGCTTTAAAAGCCAAACTATTCCAGGCCAGGTCGGTTTCTTCGGTTCTTGGGTTAAACCGAGTGAGGGCGGAAGGGCTATGGAGGGGAGTGTGCGAGCGATTGATCGCAAGAGCTTGGTTGACAGGGGCAACTGCACGGAACATGGAGGGGTATAGCCTACTTCGGTTTATGTGATAACATCAGTTTTCTACCTTTGAACACCGAGCCAAAAGCGAAATCCTGAGCTatgcaagaaaaaaatggcTACCTAAATACTGCCGCATGCCAAAcataactatagtataattgtaaTGTAATTAAGAGACATTTTTTGTTTGGGGGGAGGGGTGATCTTTGATCCTCTCCGGTgtaaatatttgttttcttcttcttaatgaaatgaatcGCAGTTCTACTGGGTTTTGAAGAACAAATTGTAATATAATTAAAttgtaacttttatataacttgtatataactaTTAAAAATGCACATAACTTAAATAACATGTATATAGAAGTTATAATGTAGTTACGGTGTAAATACACTACaatcatataatagttacaatATAGTCAAGgaaaatttgctacagggcatcgaaaaaacgtgtaattagcttgTGGACACCGCAAGAACGAGAATTTGCTGTCGGGCATAAAAAAAAGGTGTAATTAGCTGGTGGACACTCGTggccttattttattatttccgatggatttggagagagaaacactaGTGAGAGTACGATTTTGCCCCTGCCATCGTTTTGCTTACAGTAGACTGTGTCTGGTTCGAACCAAGACCCAGTCCAGTCTCACTCCCCCGTAGCCGTCGTGCACGGCGAGGTGATGTTGCTCTGCCTGGACTTGTACCTTGTTCAAGAGGTGACGAGCACAGAGGAGAGCAGAGTCTTCGCGAGCAGTCGCCGAAGCCACCGAATCTGACCCCAACTTGATGTCCGCGCTCGCACTGGCGGGCTGATCTGCCAAGGAGCGGGCTTTGTAGATATCCCGATTCCGACCATGTGTCGCCACCAGAGGCAGTGGTGGTAGGTGACACCAGGTTcgtgccgccgacgccgcagctGGAGAGCGCCTAGAGAAGGGACGACAACAGGATGGTGGTGGCCTGGCTTGCGCTGTGCGCGCCTGCGAGCATGATGAGGTCGCGGGGGTGAGGTGGGCACGCCGCCTTGCGACTGGCGAGGGAGAGTGCCCGGAGTAGAAACGACGGAAACATGCTTGTACGGTACGGCGACCGGCAGCGATCGAGTCGGAGATGAAGTGGGGGGATCAGCGTCTAAGGTTTGCGGGGATGAATCGAATCCAATCCACCACGCGGTGCTCGCCTTCTCGCTCCCTCGTTGTAAGTGGAACAATGACAGGGGCAAAATCGTACTCTCACcagtgtttctctctccaaatccaccggaaataataaaataagccCGCGAGTGTCCaccagctaattacacgtttttttatGCCTGACAGTAAATTCTCATTCTTGCGATGTCCACTagccaattacacgttttttatgccatgtagcaaattttgcctatagtcaaaatgtaattacactgcaataatactatagttacatttgaaaattttttgccTAAAGAACTTGACAATTTTTAGCAATTCACAAAATCAAAACTCAAGAAGAAACTAACAACAACAGGAAAATGCTCTTTCGGTTTGGTTCGGTTCAAATTGCAGCTAGAGTATTAATTAGTAACAACTGCATTTGTCCGAGGTGAAAGTTTCCCTTTCATCTGAAGCATAAATTAAACTAGACATGTTTATGTGAACTAGATGTATTCATGTTTTCTCTGATTTACTTTAGAATTATTAGGAAGTTGTAGAAATGATTGATGCAGGTATGGAATAGAATAATGGAATAACCTGATCAGTAAACACAAAGTTTGAATTCCAACCTATTGCAAACTAAAGTGAACATTAAGCTAGGACATGTTCAGCACTTCAGTGAGCACATAGGGTGTCGGTTCTCTCGCTCGATTTTTCAACTCACGCACGAGCTCGAACTCCAGAGCACAATGAACAACACGAGTGATCGCGGTGCTGCTGTTTTGCTGCAGCTTTTCTGTTCTATCTCATTGCCAATTTATGGAAAAAATAAGAGGAGCCCATAGCCACGAGCTCCTGCATACATGCCATGATTGGTTCACGACGAGTGTCATCCCACACGTTCCGATCTCGGGTACACGATGTAACTTGAGGCGCGCAGCCTTGCTTCTGCGTAGAGTGCAGGCATATGCTCCACAGGGGAAACACAAAAtgccaaggaaaaaaaaaactcttcagCATATGGTAATGCGATATTATTTTATTCCTTCATTTCCAAAAATATGCCTGAAATAGTACAGAATCATGTCCCTGGACTCAGTTTGAAGTTTTCGGCATGTCATGGACTACGGTAGTAACTGCAAGAATGACAATTAGAAGTTTATGTAAGCACACATTTGGCATGTATGTATAAAGAAAATGCAAAATCTTAGAATGATACATATATACCTCTGGTTACAGATTTCCTGGTTGTGCCGTACAAATCATTGTGTGCAACGTTCCTGTATGGAAATTTAGTTTTGTCtcagtatgtttttttttctctcgcgaACATGTCTCGGCATGAATTATGCCGGACACAGATGCTCTGGAATGTAATAACTCAATATGTTAATAACATGTATGCAACTCACAGTTCATCCAAGGTGGTGACAAGACGAGAAAGGATTTCCAATGGCACGGTGCCAGTCAGCATATTGTCATTCAAATCTCTGgacataaatataaaacatatcGTTCAGTTTATTTGAGAACAATTACACATCAAAGCTGTATACTTCAAGGTTTTTAATACAGAATTGTAACTTTATAAGCTTTCGTTCGCTTCTTAGTTCTTATACCGGAGTCTCCTCTAGTAGCATTTCTATCAACATTTATGCAACTTTATAATCTCTTTAAAGttttattagtttttcattCAAACGAATATTATTTCAAGTTAAAAACATCTtgcaagttcttttttttttgaggaggagatatatTATAACTTATCAATGAGGAATTTAGAAATGAGCACATACAAGTAATTCAATGTTTCAATATCGCCGAGAGAAGCTGGAATAGAGCCACTCAGTGCATTATTGCCAAGCTCCAAGATCTCAAGGCTCTTCAGATTGCCCAATGATGGGGTATAGCCCCTGTCAGGTTGTTCCCAGATAACCTCCTGCATATAACCAGCATTCATTTTGGCACTTCAAACAATATCCGGATTTTACTTCAATTTCTTCACCATTCGGCATATAAAATTGTTGTAAAAAAATAGCATACAGAATTAGCAAATTGCTGATGGCGCCAAGCGAAGGTGGTATCGCGCCAGTGAGCAGGTTGTTCGAAAGATCAAGGCTCACAAGATGTTTCAGCTTCCCCAGTGTTGCTGGTATTGATCCATTTAGGCGACTCCCATACAACTGACTGCAAACATGATCTGTTAGTATTTTTCCAGCAACTCAGCATCTGAGTTCAAGCTGTCATGTCCTAAGCAAAGTGTGTTATGAAATTGTTACAGGTACTGGAGATTTTTCAGTCCTCCCAATTGAGGAATCAGAGGCCCTGAGATGAGTACATTCAACAAATCCCTGCACAAAAGAAATCGAACAATTATGTTCACTTTGAACTGCACAAGATTTACAGATAAAGTATCTCTTGGCTTTTTTTATGGCGTATTAAATTTCAGTGGTTGTATGAACATTTCATGATAAAAGCTCTGAATCTTCAACGAAAATGTACAGACGCAATTGTGCATGTGCGTGCACATGCTACTGATGCCTTCCCttgtattccctccgtttcaaaatgtttgacactgttgactttttagcacatgtttgaccgttcgtcttattcatttttttttaaaatatgtaaaactatatgtgtacatgaaagtatatttaacaatgaatcaaatgatatgaaaaaaataaataattacttaaattttttgaataagacgaatggtcaaacacgtactaaaaagtcaacggtatcaaatattttgaaacggagggagtatttcttatCTCTTCACATTTTGacatttatttcaatttttagaAGAGAAAGGAAGGCCTTACACACGGATAACGGAGTTATCATTGTTGCAGGTAATATGCATCTAGGTGCAGGGATTGTGAAGGGTTGGATCCCATGTTTGCAGCACATTTTCAGGGTCCTCCCAAGCTACCTTTTGCTTATACAGTATGTCACCTTCAATTTTCACCATTGAAAATAAAGAACGGAAATTTCAGAAGTTTAATACTATGTGAGCACACATCATTtagtatgtgtgtatatatatgtaccttcAGTGTTGCAGCTGACAAGTGTTGCAAGAGCAACAAGGCCAGTGAGGACAACAGCTGATACTTTTGCTTCTGCAAACTTAGCCCCCATTACCGTGGTTGATTGAGAATGTTTTGAAACTTTGAGAGCTGCTTGTACTACATTGAAGTGCATTGAGAGGGAAGGCTTTTATACAACTGCAAGGAACTAAGAATATGGTTTCTAACCAATATTTCAAGTCTTTTTGACCTGGTAAAGCTTTTTCTTCCACTCAAGGATAAACTTTTTCAAAGGTAGTCAACGAATAAACTATGTTTATCGCTTTCAACAATGCGATGAACCTTGTGAGATAAATATTATTTTCGGCAATTATGCTGAATCTTGTGAAACCTTTTATTTATGAGGTGTTTTACAGTGCTCTCTACTGGTGGTAGAACCAATCTAGACCATTTATGTTTTTCTAATTCAATTGAtcatatctatttatactaccacaTCAACTCCCGATAATAGAATTTGTTTTGTTGAAAGTAGAACTCATAAATCAATGGCTGACACTACTTCTAGTTCCATAATACTGGTAAGAGAAAACTAATAGTAGAGACCACTGTAAAGGACCTCTTTATTTTTAGAATTGTGGTGATCCTTTGTGATACTTTCAGCTTTACACTCTGACGCTCCAGTGCATCTGATGAATAACAAGCCATTTTACATTCAAAATGCTCATTTGGGTCACTAATATATATGAGTTAAGTGAGTCATGTGCTCATCTAACTATCCATGTGAGCATACCGGCTATACACAAGGCCTGCCCTGCCATCTTGGATTGAAAAAAAACTCTTCTGAAAATTTTCATACCTAGCAATACAATTGAGTGGAACAAAAATATGGTAAAAATGAAAGCTGCTAGGGTTTGATAGCAACTGAGAGAGGATTGAGAACTAGAACTCATCAAAACTGGCACATGTGAAATGATTTGGTTTCACTAATTTCGTGTATTTGTCAATTGGTATGCTATGAGAAAGGGAAAATACAATGAGAGTTTCCTACACGTTTATAGATGCATTTTTTAATCCTATTTGGCATATGCCATATGTACAACGTATGCTTGTATGGATAGTTAGATTGGCAAATAACTCACTTAACTCACATTAGTGACCCAAATGTGTATTTTCATATTAGAGTAACATATATGACACATCTAAACAAGTTGGATGACCATTCATGCATTTTACACATAATCCTAGtatcaaagaaacaaaaaggaaaaacatgtttaaatacGTAGGTTATGGAAGGATTTATTTTCTAGGATTAATGTCAAAACGTAGGTTAAAATAAACAACCGTTTTTAAGGGatgtaaataataataatttaattatataatgataaatataaaagaaaaacttgTTGAGAATACCAAAAGGGTAAGGGTTAAAAAGGCGTTGTAGATACACACTCCCTTCGGTATAGTAGTAGTAGGCATTTAGGATAAGATTAATTCGAACTTATAAAATTCCAGCCATTGAAAATTGCTCAAATGTttaagttaaaaataaaaagaaatggtATGCGTGGATTTGACTAAAaacttattaaattttataaacttattataatataaaattgatgtttgtaattttaaaagtttgaccaaatcttatcctaaacatcaaatatttatgattggAGGGAGTGCGAATTCAAATACATGGGTTATGCCATAAGAGAAattaatcataattttaaattaaaaaaatataataaaatataaaactcTTAAGAAAATTATGTGTCAACTTTCAACTGCACGTCACCTGActaaaggtgtgtttagttcacgttaaaattaaaaatttggttgaaattggaacgatgtgacggaaaaattaaaagtttgtgtgtagaaaagttttgatgtgatggaaaagttgaaagtttgaagaaaaagtttagaactaaactcggcctaactGCAAACATGCTTGCACTATCCTTGATGGTGTAAAGTTTCAAACACAATCCAAACCATGGCTGAAAACCATTAAACAATTCTGCCTCCTACCACCCATTGGACTTGACTCTAGGGCAGTCAATGCTTATCCTTAGTTAGGTTAACTTCAATGGTAAAACAAGAAGCCGGCCAGAAGAACGTTCTTGCCATCCAAGCAATCACAAAGTTTTCTACGTAAGCTTCCAACGGCACGTGTGTCCAAGTCTCGCAGTCAATGGAGGAGCATTGTGGCAAATTTTTTTCTAGcagaaattttatatttcaagtagaaaaaaagtatttttgttTATCTAGACCTAGACTTTTCTCATCTATATTGTCAAAAGAAccttttataatagttaatgaTGTTCCTTAGGCTAAGCAGGAGAGATTGTTCATGATGGATTCGTCTGTTATACTACAGACTACGACAGTAGAATGGCATTGTAGTTAAGTAAAATTAACTAATCAAACATATTgtactcccttctttttttaatgttgaACACTGTTGACTTCTATACACATGCTTTGATCATCCTATTTAAAAAGTTTGTGcaaatatgtacaaatataagtcatgcttaaagtatttataatgttaaaacaaattacaacaaaaataaattataattacgttttttttttgaaaagatgaATGATAAAACTAATGTCTAAAAGTTAACGACATCAAATATTAAATACTGTAGGCTTGAGGGAGTATATCTGTTATAGCAGCAAGAAGATGAAAAATAAGAAACACCCTTCTTTCCTATTATTGTTGATTCTGTTTATAATCAGTGATAGATACTTTCAACTACACAGAAGGTACATATTCTGATTTCTTTTTGGCTCAATGCCATATGCTGAATCCAAACACTTCTGAATTGAGCATTCCGATGTCTTTGCTAGTACTAATGCTACTTTTCATGGTACAATGAAATGAAGCGTTTTGGATGTCTGAAGTATCATTTTGTTTCCACTTCGTCTTCATCATCCAGATGCTCCTTGAGGCTCTGAATCTGAGGCTGGCTATCAACATTATCCCAGATTGAATCAGTGCTAGGCAGTTCATACCCTTCGGGTCTCAGCGACAGCGCAAATTCCGGTAGATCTGGTAAGGATTGAAGTGCACTGCTCCAGGAAATAAGAGTTTGAGTATGATCATAATAAAGATGAGGAACAGATTGTTCAAGCATGTTCTTGAGCCAAATCCAAAGAAAATTATCATATCAACAAACACGAAAAAGCATTTCGCTTCAATTTCCAGCTTTTGAATCATTTTCATGGAATTTCTCTTGAGATCAGAGTATTACCTGTTATTGTCTTGTTCAAAAAGATATCCATACATTTGGAATCTCTTGCACGCAGCATCTGGGATTTTCTTGTGCATATTCCTCATGATACCCCAAGGAGGAGGTACCCTGAATTCAGTTCAGAAACAAAATTCCTATCACCGCATATTCCGATTAACATCacacataaaaataaattcttCTTAGAGAAAATTCAGACCTTGTGATGGGGTTGGCCAAACAGAAGCTCAAACAAGCCCTCTTGCTATCTGCAACTAGATCATCAGCTGCAGAGAGGCAGCACACTGCACTGATGTGGCTGCTGGCTTCATTGCCCTTGTCAAGAACAAGGCCATGGTAGTAGTACGCTACTGCCTGGTGACAAGATGCAACATTTGAGTTAAATATGAGAATTCAATGTCTTTTGTTGCAGACTTCATGGAGCTGTGTCTGTTTGTTTTGTTCAGGCAACCTTGGCTTCCATGCATTTCCACTTCAGAAACAGCAGGAGCTTCTTCCCGAACGAGTCACTCGTGTCGCATCCCGATAAGCAATAGTGAGCCTGAAAATAGTGAGATATATCAGAAAATTCACAGACAATGTTCAGTATGCATGATCAGATATAGTTctgaaataaaaaagttgcattACCTGTGAGAAATAACTGACTAGCTCACAGGCTAGCCTCCTCTTTACTGACAGAGTTGCCTTCTCACACTCTGAAGCCAATCCAAGCTGTATTTCTACACACTGTTTTCATAGTGGAGATAAACATAAAGAAATGCATGCCTCGAAATTTAATTATAGtttcttcaaaataaaattttattcatagGATTTATATAAAGGAGACATTTTACTACCTGAGCCAATGCTTGAATTGAAATGGCCTCAAGCATACCTTCCTGAAAATAACTAGGAAAACTTTTCCTGCAATAGTACAAATCCATAAAGGGATTGATAAAAGGTGATATATAGTCAAGGATTTGTGTATTTCAGGTTTCAGGCATACTTGACTTGTGCTGGTATCTGTACAAGTATACGGTGCACGCAGTAATCTAAACATCCTGATGCCCTGAGCAATGAATCGACGACATCCTTCTTTGCATCTACAGAAATAAATCAGTCAATGTTTCATTTTTCATCAATATCACTAAATTTAGTAAGTAATGTATTCTTCAAGTGATAGAATTTTCTTGTATAGATATCAAAATGCATTCTATAATATTGTTCAGACAATTCAACTATGTTACATTTAAGATTAAAAACTAAGCACATATCACCAATGTATGAATATTCATAAAAATTATAGAGATATTTACAGCAAAAAGATGAACAGACCTTCTGATACCTTCCTTTCACCTCCAACTTGACCGTTCTTCGGAATAAGTATCAGGTTGGCTTCAAACAATGCAAGCATCGCCATCATGTGGATGACTGACAGAACTTCATACCATGCACTTGAAAGACAACACTCCTGAATTCAAAATATCATCTTTCAATAAAGCAATGAAAAGCATCAGACCACTGGAATTACAGTTGGCGCTTATCCAGAATACTCACTTGGTCATCATCCAAGGTCCTCCATCTGAATTCCACCGATGATTCAAGACGGCTTTCTGTTGAAATCATAACAATTTCACTGTCAACATCAAGCTTGATCCTGAAATTAACACAAATTTTAGGAAGCAAAAGACCAGACCTTTCATTGTTAAGCCAAGAACAACTGGCAAGTACTCCTCAAGGGCATGCTGTAACTCTGAAACATCCGAAACATCCGCGCAATCTTCATATGTAGTCAGCAACCGAACACAacaaaatcaaagaaaaattgTCAGTATCCTAGCATTACAAAATGTTCAGAATCCAGTAGCCAGAGAGGCAGTGACATACAGATATCTTCAGAGAGCGCGACAACGCGGTCTCTGAACTTTGAGAGGCGGTCGACGAGCTCCTTGGATACTAGTCCTTTGAGTGGATGGGCAACATCACTGTCCACCGGAATGCGAATTGTCGGCACGAATACGGCAACCTCCTGTATGACGCTCCGGcgcttcttccccttccctcctACCTTGCATTTCTTAGGGATTGATGCACCACACCCCATCTCTGTAAGTGATGAAGATGGTTGGATCACCAATCATCCTTTTGCAGAGAAAAAGCAGAGATCAGATATCATAGCAGCTTGCAATTTACttgtagaaaataaaaattggttGTTCATCTCTGGCAAGAGATTTACCAGACAAAATATCTAGAAGCAACATATGAAACTAGTAACTAACACTAACATTAATGTGCAGATAACTGGATCAATGAAGTGAAAGCTATTGGCCTCTGAATCAGAGATCCAAGAAGTGATCAACAAATGCTGGATCTTGACACTAGCAGAGGGGAACCAGAACAtaacacaccaaaaaaaaaaacccaagaaTGTGAGCATTTGGCATACTAGTTTTTTGTTCTAACTAAATTAATGATACAAATTTAACCATCTGATTAGTTATCCAGATGGGGCATCAGCATGCTCTGAATCTCCACACATACATACACGCAACTCTGAAGCTCTGAAACCAATAATGCATCAACTCAACAGATGCAGGCAAcagtacacacacacacacagatggGCATACAGATCAGCAAACCAATAATCAACACATCCAAGAACCACCAAGAACTCAACCAATCATACTAATCCCCACACACTTACAATCTGAGCAAGGCTGGAGCCCCACACAGAGGCAGCAGAAGCAAAGCAGCCAGGAGACCTGAAACCTGAAGAAGAGAcagatgtgtgtgtgtgtgtgtttgttttgACCCTGCACATCGAAACAAAAAGGGTCACTGGACCAGGCTTTATACTTGGCGAAACAAGCGGCAAAGCGAGGAGGAGACGCAACGCAAGATGGCACTGAAAACTGAAGCTTTTGTTCAGATCACACTGCAACTCtccaagaaagagagagagagagagatcttgGCGTGTAGataccgaggaggaggaggaggaggaggagggggcgaggaTCACATGGCGAGGAGCACATCACAAGTGGAAGATTAAGAGGGGTGTACTGACAGGAACTAAAGTATGATGGTCACCGTCGTGGGTGCATGGGTGCCAGTGCAATTAACTGCTGATATTATTTTATGCTCAGGAATCATGCTCGGATGaagaaaaatatactccctgGAGTAACAGAAAAGAGTGATCGATCTCTGAAAGTTTCCCTGGAGTTTAGGGTTGACGTGGAGTTCTACCTGACACAAGAATTCAGCATGGTTAAATATATAGGTTTGTTCGTTTTAGTGTGAGACATGCATGGTTAGTTTATTCGTGGTTAattctcaaaaaataaatattcatGGTTAAATAGGTTTTACTCATTTCACGCTTCGTCAAAGACGTGTTTCTCACTATCTTCGTCAAAGATGGTTAAATAGGCACATTGGCACGTTTGGTGTGAAAAAGAGAAATTGTGTTATCTGTTGCAAGGCAGTAAATAAAATTGGAGTATTCATTTACAGGAAAGAAAATTGTAATTTCAGCCATCAAACTGTCTACAGTATTCATTTggatataataaattattttttttaaaaaaaaaagatatagcCTTCGGTCTCTTTACCAACTAAGGATGCACACGACCAACAACAGGATTTGAATCATAGTAGATGGAGTCAAT
The nucleotide sequence above comes from Oryza glaberrima chromosome 11, OglaRS2, whole genome shotgun sequence. Encoded proteins:
- the LOC127755047 gene encoding uncharacterized protein LOC127755047, with translation MGCGASIPKKCKVGGKGKKRRSVIQEVAVFVPTIRIPVDSDVAHPLKGLVSKELVDRLSKFRDRVVALSEDIYCADVSDVSELQHALEEYLPVVLGLTMKESRLESSVEFRWRTLDDDQECCLSSAWYEVLSVIHMMAMLALFEANLILIPKNGQVGGERKVSEDAKKDVVDSLLRASGCLDYCVHRILVQIPAQVKKSFPSYFQEGMLEAISIQALAQCVEIQLGLASECEKATLSVKRRLACELVSYFSQAHYCLSGCDTSDSFGKKLLLFLKWKCMEAKAVAYYYHGLVLDKGNEASSHISAVCCLSAADDLVADSKRACLSFCLANPITRVPPPWGIMRNMHKKIPDAACKRFQMYGYLFEQDNNSALQSLPDLPEFALSLRPEGYELPSTDSIWDNVDSQPQIQSLKEHLDDEDEVETK